A DNA window from Solanum lycopersicum chromosome 3, SLM_r2.1 contains the following coding sequences:
- the LOC101264595 gene encoding protein DETOXIFICATION 49, with the protein MCKPTSPPFTCKCEAYAEKNFTTIKVPEESDMSTPLITKSPTNDTYPHITNKKITSLVFNEAKSIANIAFPMILTGLLLYSRSMISMLFLGRLGGLALAGGSLAIGFANITGYSILSGLAMGMEPICGQAFGAQKYNLLGLTLQRTVLLLLLISFPIALFWVNMKTILLYCGQDEDIATEAQSYLFYSLPDLFAQSLLHPLRIYLRTQSITLPLTCCAVFAILLHIPINFLLVIKLNLGVRGVAMSGVLTNFNLVGSLIVYILVSGVYKKTWEKLSMECVKGWKSLLNLAIPSCISVCLEWWWYEIMILLCGLLINPKATVASMGILIQTTSLIYIFPSSLSFSVSTRVGNEVGAMRAGKAKVAAIVGLGCSFILGVTALFFAVTVRNVWAKMFTNDKEILALTSLVLPIIGLCELGNCPQTTGCGVLRGTARPKVGANINLGCFYIVGMPVAVGLSFYMGFDFQGLWLGLLAAQASCMVTMLLVLLHTDWEFETLRAKQLTGTIIIDQTQGNTSSSTKQLNENFLC; encoded by the coding sequence atgtgtaagcCGACAAGTCCGCCATTCACCTGCAAATGCGAAGCATATGCAGAAAAAAATTTCACCACCATTAAAGTCCCTGAAGAATCCGACATGTCTACCCCTTTGATAACTAAAAGCCCAACAAACGACACTTACCCCCACATAACCAACAAGAAAATAACTTCTCTTGTATTCAATGAAGCTAAATCCATAGCTAATATCGCTTTTCCAATGATCCTTACAGGACTTTTGCTTTACTCTCGTTCTATGATCTCTATGCTGTTTCTTGGCCGTCTTGGGGGTTTGGCTCTTGCTGGTGGATCTCTTGCAATTGGGTTTGCTAACATTACTGGGTATTCAATTTTGTCTGGTTTAGCTATGGGGATGGAACCAATTTGTGGACAAGCTTTTGGTGCCCAAAAGTATAATCTTCTTGGGCTTACTTTACAGAGAACTGTTCTTTTgcttttattaatttcattccCAATTGCTCTGTTTTGGGTTAATATGAAGACGATTCTGCTTTATTGTGGTCAAGATGAAGATATTGCAACCGAAGCACAATCTTATTTGTTCTATTCTCTTCCTGATTTATTCGCCCAATCTTTACTTCATCCCTTGCGTATTTACCTCAGAACTCAATCGATTACTCTGCCTCTGACTTGTTGTGCGGTTTTCGCCATTCTCCTGCATATACCcataaattttcttcttgttattaaGCTTAATTTGGGGGTTAGAGGAGTTGCTATGAGTGGGGTTTTGACTAATTTTAATCTAGTAGGTTCGTTGATCGTATATATTCTTGTTTCTGGTGTTTACAAAAAGACATGGGAGAAATTGTCAATGGAGTGTGTTAAAGGATGGAAATCCCTTTTGAATTTAGCCATCCCAAGCTGCATTTCAGTATGTCTTGAATggtggtggtatgagatcaTGATTTTGCTCTGTGGGTTGTTGATTAACCCGAAAGCAACGGTTGCTTCAATGGGCATTTTGATTCAAACGACTTCGTTGATTTACATTTTTCCATCCTCTCTCAGTTTCAGTGTATCAACAAGAGTTGGTAATGAGGTTGGAGCCATGAGAGCAGGTAAAGCGAAGGTAGCTGCCATTGTAGGCCTTGGTTGCAGCTTCATTTTGGGTGTTACAGCTCTATTTTTCGCTGTGACGGTGAGAAACGTTTGGGCCAAGATGTTTACTAATGACAAAGAGATATTAGCGTTAACATCACTTGTTTTACCAATTATTGGGCTTTGTGAATTGGGAAACTGCCCACAAACAACTGGCTGTGGGGTTTTGAGAGGAACAGCAAGGCCTAAAGTTGGGGCAAATATAAATTTAGGATGCTTTTATATCGTTGGGATGCCAGTGGCAGTGGGGCTAAGTTTTTATATGGGATTTGATTTTCAAGGATTATGGCTCGGACTGTTGGCCGCACAAGCGTCTTGTATGGTAACTATGCTGCTTGTTCTGCTTCATACAGATTGGGAATTCGAAACACTCAGAGCCAAACAACTAACAGGAACCATCATTATCGATCAAACTCAAGGAAATACTAGTAGTAGTACTAAGCAACtcaatgaaaattttttatgttaa